CACGATGCGGTCGAGCCGGCCATGCAGCGTGAAACGCCCGTCCGTATCGAATGAGACCGCGTCGTCGGTACGGTGCCAGTCGTCGTGGCCAAGATGCGGCGAACGCAGTTCGAGCGCACCGTCGGCGCCGCGCCGCGTTTCGATGCCGATCAGCGGCTGCCACGCGGACGACGCGCTCTGGCAGCGCCACGCGATGCCGCCGGTCTCGGTACTGCCGTAGACTTCCACCGGCGATGCGCCGCCGGGTGCGCACGCGTAGTCGCGCGCAGCCTCCTGCGCGAGCGGGCCGCCCGACGAAAAGAACGCGCGCGGCACGGGGGCGAGCGCCGCGAAGCCCGGCAAGGCGGGCCAGCGCGACAACTGCGCGGGCGCGGAAACGACAACCGTCGCACCGTATGCATCGATGCGCGCCTGCAGTTGCTGCGGCTCGTTGACCGCGGTTCGATCGAACGCGCGGCCGGCCGCTAGCGGCCACAGCACGCGAAACAGCAAACCGTAGATATGCCGATGCGGTACGCTCGCGACGACCGTCGCATCGGCCGCGAGGTCGCCCCATTGGCTTTCGAGCGTGCGCACTTCGGCATCGAATTGCGCGAGCGTTTTACGGATCGGCTTTGGCGCGCCGCTACTGCCCGACGTGTAGAGCGTGAGCGGCGCGTGCGGGTCGATCGCGGTGAATCGGGTGGCGATTTCGGAAGAAGACGCAAGACCGGATGTCGGAGCCGGCGAAGCCTCGCGCGCGATCGCCCGTACATCGGCGTCGGTGAGCGTCGCCTCGTATGCATCGGCAAGCTCGGCCAGATAGGCCGGCGTCGCATTCGCGGGAATGATCGGCTCCTTGCCGCATGCAAGGATGGCAAAGAGCGCACAGGCAAAGTCGTAAGTATCGTCGATGCACAGCGCGCAGCGCGCGCCATGCTGTCTGTCGACGTGCGCTGCAATCGCGCCGACGCGCGCGCGAAAGGCGGCATCGTCGATCGTCGTGGCGCGTCGTGTTCCGTCTTGTGTGCCGTCTTGTGCGTCGCCTTGAACGGCACCCTGTCCGTCGCCTCGTACGTCGCGGCAAATGGGCGTGCGCGCCGCACGCAAGCCGCGCAGCAAGTCGTGCAGCGCGATCATGCGGCCTCCGAGCGTGCCGGCGACGCCGAACGCGCAACGCGCGGCAACACGACGAGGTAACGCCACACGATCTCGCCGACGAACAGCAAGCCGATCAATCCATACGCGATCGCGCCGTTATAGAGCGACCACGCATCGCGCGGCCAACAGAGCGCCGTATAGAGCGAAAACGCGCCATTGAGCACGAAGAATGCGCACCACACCTGAGTGACATGACGCGTATAGCGCACTGCCGGCTCGCTCAGATCGCGCTTGCGCAGCCGTGCGAATTTCTCGATCATCGACGGCCCGCGCACGAGCGTCATGCCGAATGCGATCAGCAAGCCGAGGTT
The nucleotide sequence above comes from Paraburkholderia sp. SOS3. Encoded proteins:
- a CDS encoding AMP-binding protein, which translates into the protein MIALHDLLRGLRAARTPICRDVRGDGQGAVQGDAQDGTQDGTRRATTIDDAAFRARVGAIAAHVDRQHGARCALCIDDTYDFACALFAILACGKEPIIPANATPAYLAELADAYEATLTDADVRAIAREASPAPTSGLASSSEIATRFTAIDPHAPLTLYTSGSSGAPKPIRKTLAQFDAEVRTLESQWGDLAADATVVASVPHRHIYGLLFRVLWPLAAGRAFDRTAVNEPQQLQARIDAYGATVVVSAPAQLSRWPALPGFAALAPVPRAFFSSGGPLAQEAARDYACAPGGASPVEVYGSTETGGIAWRCQSASSAWQPLIGIETRRGADGALELRSPHLGHDDWHRTDDAVSFDTDGRFTLHGRLDRIVKLDGKRVSLPELEARLTLHPYVAQAAAVPLAGASRDRIGAVVALTDAGSAMLCASGRIALARTLHRHLATYFDAVVLPRRWRFRIALPHDARGKLPAAALAQAFAPRAEGVEVLAEARDGNDLHYELRVPPSLIHFDGHFPGVPILPGVVQIDWAIRLASEQVPGIQGLASVDRLKFMAPVRPGALLALTLSHDAPRRRVQFAYRLGDRDCASGVIVYREVA